In Janthinobacterium agaricidamnosum NBRC 102515 = DSM 9628, the DNA window CAAACGCCCATGGCTGCGTTGCCTTGCCCTGCACGCTTTGTGCCGCGCTCCAACATTACAGGAAGAATGCCGTCGCCGCGATGGCGGTCGGCAGCACAGCGCCCAGCAACAAGCCGAGCATGCCGACCGATTCATCCTGGAAACCACGGCGCAGCAAGGCGACCCCGGCCGGATTGGGCGCGTTGGCGATCACCGTCAAGCCGCCGCCGGCTACCGCGCCGGCCACCAGCATGTATTTTGCTTCATCGCTCATGCCGGCGATCAAGGAGCCGAGATAAGTCAGGGCGGCATTGTCGGTAATCGCGGTCAAGCCCAGCGCGCCAAAGAATAGCGCCACCGGCTGTAAACTGGAGACGATCGGTTGCAACCACCATTGCTGCATGCCGCCCAGCACCACCAGGCCGGCCAGGAAAAATCCGACCAGCAAGCCTTCCTTCAAGATCAACGGATTCTGGTAACGCTGGTATGCTTGCACAAAACCGAGGAACAGCAGGAACAGGCCGAGGAATAAGACCGGGTGATGCGCCAGCAACACCACCGAGGCCAGCACGATCAGGTGCACCGCCGTCACCGGCCACGGCACGGGAATCGCCTCGACCGATTTGCTGGCGGGAGCGCTGTGGTTTTGCACATGCTTGCGCAGCAGGAAAGTGATGCCGGTGGCATTGATGAATACCGCGATCGCGGCTTTCCAGCCGAAATGGCTGGCCATGTAGACGCTGTCCCAGTTCCATGTCGAGGCCACCATCAGCACCGGCGGCGCGGCGTAGGAGGTCAGCGTGCCGCCGATCGAGACGTTGACGAACAGCACGCCGAGCGCGCCGTACTTCAGCCATTCAGGGATGCCCTGGCGGAAGATTTGCGGCGCCAGCATCAGCGCGGCCAAGGTCATCGCGGCCGGCTCGGTAATCAGTGAGCCGGTCAGCGGCACCAGCGCCAGGCCCAGCCAGACCAGCGCCAACTCGGTACGCAGCGGCAAGATCCGCGCCACCCCGCCCAGCAGCCGCCGCACCGCATCGAGCACCGGGCGCGACGCGGCCACCACCATCACCACGAAGACAAACAGCGGTTCAGTGTAATGGCGCGATTCGGCGTAATCGATCGCTTGCCGGCTGCCCGATACGCAGGCCATCAGGATGATCAGGATAAACGCCCAGAAACCGAATACCACCTCGACTTCACCCAGCAAATGAAACAGGCCGGCGTGGCGCGGATGGCGGTGCGCCAGTATTTCAAACGACTTGGCCGCGAAAGTGTGGAGGAGCGCCAAGCCGAAGACGATGGCGCTGATCAATTGTATGGTGCTCAAGTCGAGGTTTCCTTGGTCAAAAAGAAATGGCTGAAGGCATTGCTGCACGCTAAGGACGTTGCTTATCTTACAGTAAACCTGATTCCCATCGCCGTTTTTCTGACCTAAGACACGCGCCTGACAAGATAAGCCTTGCCAAACTCAGGTTCAAATAGTACTGTATATACATACAGTATTTTACCGGAGGACTCTGATGCAAACATCCGACCCCGTCGCGGCGCCCGAGGCGCTGCATCCCTCCTTGTGGCGCGCATCGCAACTGGCGCATTCGGCCGAGCGCTGCATCGACACCGGCTTCGCGGCGCTGTCGGCGCAATTGCCGGGGCAAGGTTGGCCGGCCGGCAACATGATCGATTTGCTGCTGCAACAGCCGGGCAGCGGCGAAATGCGTTTGCTCAGCCCGGCGCTGGCGGGTTTGTCCCAGCGTCCCATCGTCATGCTGCAGCCGCCGCATCCGCCGCAAGCGCTGGCCTTGGCCGCGCTGGGGCTGGATCCGTCGCAACTGATCTGGATACGCAGCAACAATAGCGGCGACGCCCTGTGGGCCGCTGAAAACGTGTTGCGCAGCGGTAGTTGCGGTGCCTTGCTGTTTTGGCAGAACCATGTGCGCGGCGAAACCTTGCGCCGCTTGCATTTGGCGGCGCAAAGCGGCGACACGCTGTTTTGCATGCTGCGTCCGCTGGCCAGCGCGCAACATGCGTCACCGGCGCCGCTGCGCCTGTCGCTGCGGCCGGCCGCCGGCGGCATCGATATCGGCTTCGTCAAACGGCGCGGGCCACGGCGCGAGACGCCGCTGTTTTTGGCGTTGAACCTGGTGCCTTCACACCTTTCGTCCTTTAACCTCTTCTCGCCAATACGACATGCGCCTCTGGATCGGCCTTTATCTGCCCCGGCTTCCGCTCGAGGTGTTTTGCCCGAACTGGTCGGATGACGCCTGCGGCGTGGTGCTGGAACACGAGCAGGTGATGGCGCTGTCGGCACGCGCGCGGCAGGCGGGAGTCAGCCATGGCATGCGGCGCGGCGGCGTGCTGATACTGGCGCCGCACGCCCGGGTGCACCAGCGCGCGCCGCTGCAAGAGGCGCAAGCGTTGCAAGCGGTGGCGCTGGCTTTGCTGCAATACACGCCGCTGGTGGCGGCCGCCGAAGAGGCGACCTTGTTGATCGATATCGGCGCCAGCCTGCGTTTGTTCGGCGGTATCCGCAAGCTGTGCCGGGCGATACGGGCCAGCCTGCGCGGACTGGGTTTTACGGCACGGCTCAGTTGCGCGCCCACCGCGCGCGGCGCCTGGCTGCTGGCGCGCGGTGGCGCGGGCCGGACCTTGACGATGGCGGCGATGGCGCGCCGGCTGGACAGTTTGCCGGCCAGCCTGGCGCCGCCGGCGCGGCCTTTTTTGAGCTGGCTCGACGGTATCGGCTGTGCCACGCTGGGACAGATGCGCCAGTTGCCGCGGCCCGGTTTGCAGCGCCGTTGCGGCCGCGAATTGCTCGACATGCTGGACGCTGCGCATGGCCACGCTGTCGAGCTGTTCGAGTGGATCGTGGCGCCGCCCAGTTTCCGGGCCCGGCTGGAATTGTTCGAACGGGTCGACGATGCAGGGGCGCTGCTGTCTGGCGCGCGCAGCCTGCTGCTGCAAATGACGGGCTGGATGTGCGCGCGGCAATTGGCGGTCGAGTCTGTCAATTTGCTGCTGGAGC includes these proteins:
- a CDS encoding putative Na+/H+ antiporter, which translates into the protein MSTIQLISAIVFGLALLHTFAAKSFEILAHRHPRHAGLFHLLGEVEVVFGFWAFILIILMACVSGSRQAIDYAESRHYTEPLFVFVVMVVAASRPVLDAVRRLLGGVARILPLRTELALVWLGLALVPLTGSLITEPAAMTLAALMLAPQIFRQGIPEWLKYGALGVLFVNVSIGGTLTSYAAPPVLMVASTWNWDSVYMASHFGWKAAIAVFINATGITFLLRKHVQNHSAPASKSVEAIPVPWPVTAVHLIVLASVVLLAHHPVLFLGLFLLFLGFVQAYQRYQNPLILKEGLLVGFFLAGLVVLGGMQQWWLQPIVSSLQPVALFFGALGLTAITDNAALTYLGSLIAGMSDEAKYMLVAGAVAGGGLTVIANAPNPAGVALLRRGFQDESVGMLGLLLGAVLPTAIAATAFFL
- the imuA gene encoding translesion DNA synthesis-associated protein ImuA, giving the protein MQTSDPVAAPEALHPSLWRASQLAHSAERCIDTGFAALSAQLPGQGWPAGNMIDLLLQQPGSGEMRLLSPALAGLSQRPIVMLQPPHPPQALALAALGLDPSQLIWIRSNNSGDALWAAENVLRSGSCGALLFWQNHVRGETLRRLHLAAQSGDTLFCMLRPLASAQHASPAPLRLSLRPAAGGIDIGFVKRRGPRRETPLFLALNLVPSHLSSFNLFSPIRHAPLDRPLSAPASARGVLPELVG
- a CDS encoding Y-family DNA polymerase → MRLWIGLYLPRLPLEVFCPNWSDDACGVVLEHEQVMALSARARQAGVSHGMRRGGVLILAPHARVHQRAPLQEAQALQAVALALLQYTPLVAAAEEATLLIDIGASLRLFGGIRKLCRAIRASLRGLGFTARLSCAPTARGAWLLARGGAGRTLTMAAMARRLDSLPASLAPPARPFLSWLDGIGCATLGQMRQLPRPGLQRRCGRELLDMLDAAHGHAVELFEWIVAPPSFRARLELFERVDDAGALLSGARSLLLQMTGWMCARQLAVESVNLLLEHERGRVARAPTVIDIVLAEPAWRGEHLLRLLKERLARMTLDAPVIGLCLEALQVHAMAPPSASLFPEPGATPQERRRLLELLAARLGEDNVLQAAPLADYRPETANAWLPVQRNISAAARQQQLPADLSGMPRPGWLLARPLALMTRNERPYYGSPLKMVSVPERIEAGWWSTAEARDYFIAVGQDHAHYWVYRERISGSGEDGAPRWYLHGLFS